Proteins from one Tsuneonella aeria genomic window:
- a CDS encoding amidohydrolase family protein, with the protein MDRYLVISSDGHAGLPPERYRDYLEARHHALFDETVQKEIKAREEHEKRFLIDDFNTKWRARVGDGLEGAWDGTIRNRVMDGDGVAAEVLFPDGITERNAPPFGADIGLRPNAERAELQWAGARAHNRWLAEFCRDDPHRRIGLAVIPALYDLDETMKEIRWAADNGLKGVFFPALTDGYDMYNHTKYHKVWAMLQEANLPLHFHSGAAPAYDTTQPGWIGTYLCEFAFWMTRPLWGLTFGGVFEEFPRLKVCFTEAGGEFWFPWIKQLMDIRASAKHTSGKLGDYYANMSMKPSEYFARNVWIGCSALPDEETTQSYYDIGIDRILWGTDYPHPEGTWPNTAEKMFDSLGGLPEDDIQRMLGTNALEVYDLDEKALWDIAARIGPKRESLVKQAAE; encoded by the coding sequence ATGGACCGCTACCTTGTCATTTCGTCGGACGGCCACGCCGGCCTGCCGCCCGAGCGGTACCGCGACTATCTCGAGGCGCGCCACCACGCGCTGTTCGACGAGACGGTGCAGAAGGAGATCAAGGCGCGCGAGGAACACGAGAAGCGCTTCCTGATCGACGACTTCAACACCAAGTGGCGCGCCAGGGTCGGCGACGGCCTGGAAGGCGCGTGGGACGGCACGATCCGCAACCGCGTGATGGACGGTGACGGGGTGGCGGCCGAAGTCCTGTTTCCCGACGGGATTACCGAACGCAACGCGCCGCCCTTCGGCGCCGACATCGGACTGCGCCCCAATGCCGAGCGCGCCGAGCTCCAGTGGGCGGGCGCACGGGCACACAACCGGTGGCTTGCCGAATTCTGCCGCGACGATCCGCACCGCCGCATCGGCCTGGCCGTGATCCCGGCGCTGTACGATCTCGACGAGACGATGAAGGAAATCCGCTGGGCGGCGGACAACGGGCTGAAAGGCGTCTTCTTTCCCGCGCTTACCGACGGTTATGACATGTATAACCACACCAAGTATCACAAGGTGTGGGCCATGCTGCAGGAAGCGAACCTGCCGCTGCATTTCCATTCGGGCGCGGCGCCCGCCTACGACACGACGCAGCCGGGCTGGATCGGCACCTATTTGTGCGAATTCGCCTTCTGGATGACACGGCCGCTGTGGGGCCTGACGTTCGGCGGCGTGTTCGAGGAATTTCCGAGGCTCAAGGTGTGCTTCACCGAAGCGGGTGGGGAATTCTGGTTCCCGTGGATCAAGCAGCTGATGGATATCCGCGCTTCGGCCAAGCACACCAGCGGCAAGCTGGGCGACTATTATGCCAACATGAGCATGAAGCCGAGCGAGTACTTCGCGCGCAACGTGTGGATCGGCTGTTCGGCCCTGCCGGACGAGGAAACCACGCAGTCCTATTACGATATCGGCATCGACCGCATCCTCTGGGGCACGGACTATCCGCATCCCGAGGGGACCTGGCCGAACACTGCCGAAAAGATGTTCGACAGCCTCGGCGGCCTGCCGGAAGACGATATCCAGCGGATGCTCGGCACCAACGCGCTCGAGGTTTACGACCTGGACGAGAAAGCCCTGTGGGACATCGCTGCCCGCATCGGACCCAAGCGTGAAAGCCTTGTGAAACAGGCGGCGGAGTAA
- a CDS encoding MFS transporter, with translation MVAGAAGATAPIDQGDTRASRGAYPWFVVAILFVGYCFSAIDARVLTLMVAPIQADLDLSDFQMGLLQGFAFSILYSIAALPIGRFVDRTRRRSTLIVWGVLFWSLMTAACGFSATFIGLFLARVGVGVGEATLSPTAYSLISDYFERRRRALAISFYAIGYPIGGGLALLIGGWLLTHFTREGGLTLPVLGDFAPWQAVFLCVAAPGILVAGLMMLIKEPPRREVATTIAQRSSLREAFAYVMERKVVFGSLIGSLGLIALLAIGTTLWFPTFLMRTYGMTPGEVGLYYGMVMLICGTVGTLFGGWLSGRLMRTGRSDANMRIVLVSTVLKGVPLIIAPLMPTATLALTMMAIGTLIGQASQGVMLAAIQDVTPNQLRGQVTAIALLAVNLLGMGLGAAVIAAITDFGFGDQGALRYSIAITGAVTLPLIVVMLVTALPHYRREIALLSHG, from the coding sequence ATGGTAGCCGGGGCCGCAGGCGCCACGGCGCCCATCGACCAGGGCGACACGCGCGCATCCCGCGGCGCCTACCCGTGGTTCGTCGTCGCGATCCTGTTCGTCGGCTACTGCTTCAGCGCGATCGATGCCCGCGTCCTGACGCTGATGGTCGCGCCGATCCAGGCCGACCTCGACCTCAGCGATTTCCAGATGGGGCTGCTGCAGGGCTTTGCCTTCTCGATCCTCTATTCGATCGCCGCGCTGCCGATCGGCCGCTTCGTCGATCGCACCCGCCGGCGATCCACGCTGATTGTGTGGGGTGTGCTGTTCTGGTCCCTGATGACGGCCGCCTGCGGGTTTTCCGCGACATTCATCGGGCTGTTTCTCGCCCGCGTGGGCGTTGGCGTGGGCGAGGCGACCCTGAGCCCGACCGCATATTCGCTGATCAGCGACTATTTCGAACGACGGCGCCGGGCACTCGCCATCAGCTTCTATGCGATCGGCTATCCGATCGGCGGAGGGCTGGCGTTGCTCATCGGCGGATGGCTGCTCACCCATTTCACGCGGGAAGGTGGGCTGACCTTGCCGGTGCTGGGCGATTTTGCGCCGTGGCAAGCGGTATTCCTGTGCGTGGCCGCGCCGGGAATTCTGGTCGCGGGTCTGATGATGCTGATCAAGGAGCCGCCGCGGCGCGAGGTGGCGACCACCATCGCGCAGCGCAGCTCCCTGCGCGAAGCGTTCGCGTACGTGATGGAACGCAAGGTCGTGTTCGGCTCGCTCATCGGATCGCTGGGCCTCATCGCGCTGCTCGCGATCGGGACCACATTGTGGTTCCCGACTTTCCTGATGCGCACGTACGGCATGACTCCGGGTGAAGTCGGGCTGTATTACGGCATGGTCATGCTCATCTGCGGAACCGTCGGCACGCTGTTCGGCGGATGGCTTTCGGGACGCCTGATGCGCACCGGGCGGAGCGACGCGAACATGCGTATCGTGCTGGTCTCCACGGTGCTCAAGGGCGTGCCGCTCATCATCGCTCCGCTGATGCCCACGGCGACCCTGGCGTTGACGATGATGGCGATCGGCACCCTGATCGGGCAGGCGTCGCAGGGCGTCATGCTCGCCGCCATCCAGGACGTGACGCCCAATCAGCTGCGCGGCCAGGTGACGGCGATCGCGTTGCTGGCGGTGAACCTGCTGGGGATGGGGCTGGGCGCGGCCGTGATCGCGGCGATCACCGATTTCGGGTTCGGGGATCAGGGCGCGCTGCGGTATTCGATCGCGATAACCGGCGCGGTCACGCTGCCGCTGATCGTGGTGATGCTGGTGACGGCCCTGCCGCACTACCGGCGCGAAATCGCCCTGCTTTCCCACGGGTGA
- a CDS encoding acetoacetate decarboxylase family protein — MSRLRYLEGPETRAPGMLRNTVYGVRATYETDREVIDALLPRPLEAIERPEIWLQMVHVAMHRSEDETIEIGALTVTVPCTHEGAPGAYCFHMAMEGESVVTSGRERYGEPKKIAETRFEREGDTIRATCTRHGIAYFEIEGTVGEKNDRPLEFEEHLFCYKGMPSIETPGEFDGDVFLTRLNWQRKYTDRRDMTGQITLRESAWDPLADIPVRRLTGMEYVEGGTATGGQILRTVPGEWIAAHWVGRMDDPRNVGVDLKQRIAA, encoded by the coding sequence ATGTCCAGGCTTCGTTACCTCGAAGGGCCGGAAACCCGTGCCCCCGGCATGCTGCGCAATACCGTCTATGGCGTGCGCGCGACCTATGAGACCGATCGCGAGGTGATCGACGCGCTTCTCCCGCGCCCGCTCGAGGCGATCGAGCGGCCTGAAATCTGGCTGCAGATGGTCCATGTCGCGATGCACCGGTCGGAAGATGAAACGATCGAGATCGGCGCACTGACAGTGACCGTTCCGTGCACGCACGAAGGCGCGCCGGGCGCATATTGCTTCCACATGGCGATGGAGGGCGAAAGCGTCGTGACCTCGGGTCGCGAACGGTACGGCGAGCCCAAGAAGATCGCCGAGACCCGTTTCGAGCGCGAAGGCGATACCATCCGGGCGACCTGCACCCGCCACGGCATCGCCTATTTCGAGATCGAGGGCACTGTCGGCGAGAAGAACGACCGCCCGCTCGAATTCGAAGAGCACCTTTTCTGCTACAAGGGGATGCCGTCCATCGAAACGCCCGGCGAATTCGACGGCGACGTGTTTCTCACCCGGCTCAACTGGCAGCGCAAATACACCGATCGGCGCGACATGACCGGACAGATCACGCTACGCGAATCGGCATGGGATCCGCTCGCCGACATCCCCGTGCGCCGGCTGACCGGCATGGAATATGTCGAAGGCGGCACGGCCACCGGCGGACAGATCCTGCGCACCGTGCCCGGCGAATGGATCGCCGCGCATTGGGTCGGCCGGATGGACGATCCGCGCAACGTGGGCGTGGACCTCAAGCAGCGCATCGCCGCCTGA
- a CDS encoding TonB-dependent receptor, protein MTVHLRTILVGSASLLALIPAAAFGQDTAPTTAAADEYPSDGAIVVTAQRREERLVDVPISVSAVSEATLERAQVRTVADINVVVPNIQINETVGNTYGPLITIRGLSPSADTSLARDQPVGLYLDGVPIGKSTGAAFDTVDLERVEVLRGPQGTLYGKNTIGGAVNLITRKPSGEFGGQVLVGYGSYDQFVGKAVVDLPEIAGFSLKLSGVTKQNGGYFRNSATGRNFGEQDLWAGRVDLKWQAAPSFSALYSYDITDSVGTPSQLALLAVTGSGATAFLNPMLAPYVISGRTRTTGSQAALRSDFRTTGHALTLEWEPGLGDLVLKSITARRTARTRSMSDFDGSPLDILRFTLDNDYEQFTQELQAIGSAGDFRYTVGGFFLDDKYDVWNPRWNFQFGNNAVFDVSQRGGESRSWAGYGQIAWTPASLQDRLTVSVGARYSHERKSAYELLLANTNYRLNPSSPTSGVFQRDATGAPITRSGGPAAGARPGAGGIGYTDLIPLTNSGVWKRFTPEFNILYKIQPDFSVYARYATGFKSGGINDTAATNSAFLTPYDPEKLTSFEVGMKYAGFNNRVSLNGAVFHSIYKDFQAGVFVPALVTTNIINAGEAKFTGVEVDGSVRPTDALTINFGGGYIDAHYTDFVLPDGTDVTDTYVLSRVPEWNWQLGAVHRADIGFATLETSANYSWRSSQYTNIVADPLAQLPSYGLLSARLALTDIALGNGSNLELALWGKNLTDKEYMVSAINLAVLTVGQYGDPRTFGAEARIKF, encoded by the coding sequence ATGACCGTTCACCTGAGGACGATACTTGTCGGCAGCGCTTCATTGCTGGCGCTTATTCCTGCTGCCGCATTCGGGCAGGACACCGCCCCGACAACCGCCGCCGCGGACGAGTACCCGTCGGACGGCGCCATCGTGGTGACGGCGCAGCGGCGCGAGGAGCGGCTGGTGGACGTGCCGATCTCCGTCTCCGCGGTGAGCGAGGCGACGCTTGAGCGCGCGCAGGTGCGCACGGTCGCCGACATCAACGTCGTGGTCCCCAACATCCAGATCAACGAAACCGTCGGGAACACCTATGGCCCGCTGATCACCATCCGCGGCCTTTCGCCGTCGGCGGATACGAGCCTTGCGCGGGACCAGCCGGTTGGCCTCTACCTGGATGGCGTTCCCATCGGGAAATCCACCGGCGCCGCGTTCGACACGGTCGACCTGGAGCGGGTCGAAGTGCTGCGGGGCCCGCAAGGGACGCTGTACGGCAAGAACACGATCGGCGGCGCGGTCAATCTGATCACGCGCAAACCCAGCGGCGAATTCGGAGGGCAGGTGCTGGTCGGATACGGCAGCTACGATCAGTTCGTCGGCAAGGCCGTGGTGGACCTGCCCGAAATAGCCGGGTTCAGCCTCAAGCTGAGCGGGGTCACCAAACAGAACGGCGGATATTTCCGCAATTCGGCGACCGGCAGGAATTTCGGGGAGCAGGACTTGTGGGCGGGCCGCGTCGACCTGAAGTGGCAGGCCGCGCCCAGCTTCTCCGCGCTGTACAGTTACGATATCACCGACAGCGTTGGCACGCCCAGCCAGCTTGCGCTGCTCGCGGTGACGGGATCGGGCGCGACGGCGTTCCTCAACCCGATGCTGGCCCCCTATGTCATTTCCGGCCGCACGCGCACCACGGGATCGCAAGCCGCGCTGCGCAGCGATTTCCGGACGACGGGCCACGCACTGACCCTGGAATGGGAGCCGGGGCTGGGCGACCTCGTGCTCAAGTCCATCACCGCACGGCGCACCGCGCGGACCCGTTCCATGAGCGATTTCGACGGATCGCCGCTCGATATCCTGCGCTTCACGCTGGATAACGATTACGAACAGTTCACGCAGGAACTGCAGGCGATCGGATCGGCCGGGGATTTCCGTTACACCGTCGGCGGGTTCTTCCTCGACGACAAGTACGATGTGTGGAACCCGCGCTGGAACTTCCAGTTCGGCAACAATGCCGTGTTCGACGTGTCCCAGCGTGGCGGCGAGTCGCGTTCATGGGCGGGCTACGGCCAGATCGCTTGGACGCCGGCATCGCTCCAGGATCGCCTGACCGTATCCGTCGGCGCGCGCTACAGCCACGAACGCAAATCCGCGTACGAGCTGCTGCTGGCGAACACCAACTATCGCCTCAATCCGTCGAGCCCGACTTCCGGTGTCTTCCAGCGCGATGCGACGGGCGCACCGATCACCCGGAGCGGCGGCCCCGCGGCAGGTGCGAGGCCGGGTGCCGGCGGCATCGGCTATACCGACCTCATACCCCTTACCAACAGCGGCGTGTGGAAGCGTTTCACGCCCGAATTCAACATCTTGTACAAGATTCAGCCGGACTTTTCGGTTTACGCGCGCTATGCCACGGGCTTCAAGAGTGGCGGCATCAACGACACTGCGGCCACGAATTCGGCATTCCTGACGCCTTACGATCCTGAAAAGCTCACCTCGTTCGAAGTGGGCATGAAATATGCGGGCTTCAACAACAGGGTGTCCCTGAACGGCGCCGTGTTCCATTCGATCTACAAGGATTTCCAGGCCGGGGTCTTCGTGCCGGCACTGGTGACGACGAACATCATCAACGCGGGCGAGGCGAAGTTCACAGGCGTCGAAGTGGACGGATCGGTCCGCCCCACCGACGCGCTGACGATCAACTTCGGCGGCGGCTATATCGACGCCCACTATACCGACTTCGTCCTGCCCGACGGCACCGACGTGACCGACACCTATGTTCTTTCCCGCGTACCGGAATGGAACTGGCAGCTGGGTGCGGTGCACCGGGCAGACATCGGGTTCGCCACATTGGAGACGAGCGCGAACTATAGCTGGCGGTCGTCCCAATACACCAACATCGTGGCCGATCCGCTTGCCCAATTGCCTTCGTATGGCCTTCTCAGCGCGCGCCTGGCGCTGACCGATATCGCGCTTGGCAACGGGTCGAACCTCGAACTGGCGTTGTGGGGCAAGAACCTGACCGACAAGGAATATATGGTGAGCGCGATCAACCTGGCGGTGCTGACGGTCGGCCAGTACGGCGACCCGCGCACCTTCGGGGCGGAAGCGCGGATCAAGTTCTGA
- a CDS encoding D-2-hydroxyacid dehydrogenase gives MPVAVLSSLIRPLVEGRLPTEIEPRFFASVDELHALAAEADIGWFDLDRKEPMIEAVRRAERMQWLNSIYAGLDFLPLDLLAQRRVTITNGAGINALTIAEYVVMLMLVHAKGYREVVRAQDRREWLMDSPGKQELAGSRALLLGVGAIGSLVKTRLEAFEVEVVPVRRSGGGGALGPEEWRGRLGQFDWVILAVPATAETDGMIGAAELAAMKDSAVLVNIARGAVVDQPALVSALQQRTIGGALLDVTTPEPLPAEDPLWSLDNAHVTMHLSGRAQTKMFVRSAERFLENCRRFVAGEPLAPVFDPARGY, from the coding sequence ATGCCTGTCGCCGTCCTGTCCTCGCTGATCCGCCCGCTGGTGGAAGGCCGCCTGCCAACGGAGATCGAACCGCGTTTCTTCGCTTCGGTGGACGAACTGCACGCGCTTGCGGCCGAGGCGGACATCGGGTGGTTCGATCTCGACAGGAAGGAACCGATGATCGAGGCGGTGCGGCGTGCGGAGCGGATGCAGTGGCTCAATTCGATCTACGCCGGGCTCGACTTCCTGCCTCTCGACCTGCTGGCGCAGCGCCGCGTCACTATCACCAACGGCGCCGGCATCAACGCGCTGACGATCGCCGAATATGTCGTCATGCTCATGCTGGTTCACGCCAAGGGCTATCGCGAGGTGGTCCGCGCGCAGGATCGGCGGGAATGGCTGATGGATTCCCCGGGAAAGCAGGAACTGGCGGGCAGCCGCGCGCTGCTGCTGGGCGTCGGCGCGATCGGCAGCCTGGTGAAGACCCGGCTGGAGGCGTTCGAGGTGGAGGTGGTGCCGGTGCGCCGTTCGGGCGGCGGCGGCGCGCTGGGGCCGGAAGAGTGGCGGGGCCGCCTGGGACAGTTCGACTGGGTGATCCTGGCCGTGCCCGCCACTGCCGAGACGGACGGGATGATCGGCGCGGCGGAACTTGCCGCGATGAAGGACAGCGCCGTGCTGGTGAACATTGCGCGGGGCGCGGTGGTGGATCAGCCGGCACTCGTCAGCGCATTGCAGCAGCGCACGATCGGCGGCGCGCTGCTCGATGTCACGACGCCTGAACCGCTGCCGGCCGAAGACCCCCTGTGGTCGCTCGACAACGCGCACGTCACCATGCACTTGTCCGGCCGGGCGCAGACGAAGATGTTCGTGCGTTCGGCGGAGCGGTTCCTGGAGAACTGCCGGCGGTTCGTGGCGGGGGAACCGCTGGCGCCGGTGTTCGACCCGGCGCGCGGGTACTGA
- a CDS encoding LysR family transcriptional regulator, whose product MPSWRGIEEFLAVVRHGSFTAAGEKLGVSKSFVSKTVQELEHRLGVQLLVRTTRRLSLTGAGKCFHAQCSEIQEQLAQLERSIGRYSSEPIGRLKVGLSDIFGSDFMSMMLAEFSRENPAVVIEVVAYLDEGEIAQERYDVVIRYGELPSSSLRARLFGYLSHGLCASPDYVARKGWPAGPDDLREHDCLTDLSGIIRFNGGAEVKVSPRWRSNSGTSLRGAVRQGLGIASLPLTVVRHGLADGSVIALEEEWSFYDRECWVVYSPGIMAASTRAFIDFLVRYVNREKVRPARAKVLASRY is encoded by the coding sequence ATGCCCAGCTGGCGGGGAATAGAAGAGTTTCTGGCTGTCGTGCGGCACGGCAGCTTCACTGCAGCGGGCGAGAAGCTCGGTGTGTCGAAGTCGTTCGTCAGCAAGACCGTCCAGGAACTGGAGCACAGGCTCGGTGTGCAGCTTCTCGTGCGCACGACACGCCGGCTTTCGCTGACCGGCGCGGGAAAGTGCTTTCATGCCCAGTGCTCCGAAATCCAGGAGCAGCTGGCCCAGCTCGAACGCAGCATCGGGCGATACAGTTCGGAACCGATCGGGCGGCTCAAGGTGGGCCTCAGCGACATTTTCGGGTCCGACTTCATGTCGATGATGCTCGCCGAGTTCAGCCGCGAGAATCCGGCCGTGGTGATCGAGGTCGTCGCATATCTCGACGAAGGGGAAATCGCGCAGGAGCGATACGACGTCGTGATCCGTTACGGCGAGCTTCCGAGTTCCAGCCTGCGGGCGCGGTTGTTCGGCTATCTGTCGCACGGCCTGTGCGCCTCGCCCGATTACGTCGCGCGCAAGGGATGGCCCGCCGGGCCGGACGATTTGCGCGAACACGACTGCCTGACCGACTTGTCCGGTATCATCCGCTTCAACGGCGGCGCGGAGGTCAAGGTCTCTCCCCGCTGGCGCAGCAACAGCGGAACTTCGCTGCGCGGGGCCGTGCGCCAGGGCCTCGGCATCGCCAGCCTCCCGCTCACCGTCGTCCGGCACGGGTTGGCCGACGGCTCTGTCATCGCGCTCGAGGAGGAATGGTCGTTCTACGACCGGGAGTGCTGGGTGGTCTATTCACCCGGGATCATGGCGGCCTCGACCCGGGCGTTCATCGATTTCCTCGTACGCTATGTGAACCGCGAGAAAGTCCGGCCTGCGCGCGCGAAGGTTCTCGCCAGCCGCTACTGA
- a CDS encoding SDR family NAD(P)-dependent oxidoreductase, producing MTLEEMFGLKGRVALVTGGSRGIGRMIVEGFLGAGIERVYITARKGGELSDAAAQLGDKVVPIQGDISTMAGIEELAGEIAAREGKLDILVNNAGAAWGAEFAEFPEDGWNKVMDLNVKTPFFLTQKLHGLLKAAASADRPAKVINITSVDGQRINPWETYSYQASKAALIHLTRRMAARLVKDHIYMTSLAPGAFPSNMNKVARDQAERSAQGIPSKRVGDKWDMGGSAVYLASRAGDYTVGETLTVDGGIVNAHLPTHFADPAGGL from the coding sequence ATGACGCTGGAGGAAATGTTCGGTCTCAAGGGCCGTGTCGCGCTGGTCACCGGGGGCAGCCGGGGCATCGGCCGGATGATCGTGGAAGGCTTCCTGGGCGCGGGAATCGAGCGCGTCTACATCACCGCGCGCAAGGGCGGCGAACTGTCCGATGCCGCCGCGCAGCTGGGGGATAAGGTCGTGCCGATCCAGGGCGATATCTCCACCATGGCGGGGATCGAGGAACTGGCCGGCGAAATCGCCGCGCGCGAGGGCAAGCTGGACATCCTGGTGAACAATGCAGGCGCCGCATGGGGCGCGGAATTCGCGGAGTTTCCGGAAGACGGTTGGAACAAGGTCATGGACCTCAACGTCAAGACGCCGTTCTTCCTCACGCAGAAGCTCCACGGCCTGCTCAAGGCCGCGGCCAGTGCGGACCGTCCCGCCAAGGTGATCAACATCACATCGGTGGACGGGCAGCGGATCAACCCCTGGGAAACCTACAGCTACCAGGCCAGCAAGGCCGCGCTGATCCACCTGACCCGCCGCATGGCCGCGCGCCTGGTTAAGGATCACATCTACATGACCAGCCTTGCGCCGGGCGCGTTCCCGTCGAACATGAACAAGGTGGCGCGCGACCAGGCCGAGCGGAGCGCACAGGGCATTCCCAGCAAGCGCGTTGGCGACAAGTGGGACATGGGCGGTTCGGCCGTCTATCTCGCCAGCCGCGCCGGGGACTATACCGTCGGCGAGACGCTGACCGTAGACGGCGGCATCGTCAACGCGCACCTGCCGACACACTTCGCCGATCCGGCCGGCGGCCTGTAA
- a CDS encoding Rieske 2Fe-2S domain-containing protein produces the protein MPEIARFPMPIPFGWFGIGYSTDLAPGDVRPLHYFGRDLVLFRNEQGEAGLLDAYCPHLGAHLGIGGTVEGDSIRCPFHAWAFRPDGFCSSIPYAKAFPPRARREPLARPYPLTEKAGVIWAWYHPDGIAPQFDVIDYPEFTDPQWAEPVKREWRFASNPQEIAENGVDVAHFAYVHSMDAVPEGETSYEGVIRRSAARGHRTIALPSGETRQMPYSVDTVQNGAGQKFTRLKGLVELSLLVIATPVEADDVELRFCFTHPRVAPGSPEEKAIQEAIASTCGQKGVEGDIPIWENKIHRTRPFLCDGDGPILRFRRYFEQFYAEGPEGGRISIAAE, from the coding sequence GTGCCCGAGATCGCGCGCTTTCCCATGCCTATCCCGTTCGGCTGGTTCGGGATCGGCTACTCCACCGATCTGGCGCCCGGCGACGTGCGCCCGCTGCATTACTTCGGCCGCGATCTGGTGCTGTTCCGCAACGAACAGGGCGAGGCCGGGCTGCTCGACGCGTATTGCCCGCATCTCGGCGCGCACCTGGGCATCGGCGGAACGGTGGAAGGGGATTCCATTCGCTGCCCGTTCCATGCCTGGGCCTTCCGCCCCGACGGGTTCTGTTCCAGCATCCCTTACGCCAAGGCGTTTCCGCCGCGCGCCAGGCGCGAGCCGCTGGCGCGCCCCTATCCGCTGACGGAAAAGGCGGGCGTGATCTGGGCCTGGTACCACCCGGACGGGATCGCGCCCCAGTTCGACGTGATCGATTACCCCGAGTTCACCGATCCGCAATGGGCCGAGCCGGTGAAGCGCGAATGGCGCTTTGCCAGCAACCCGCAGGAAATCGCGGAGAACGGCGTCGATGTCGCGCATTTCGCCTATGTCCACTCGATGGACGCGGTGCCTGAAGGGGAAACCAGCTACGAAGGCGTTATCCGCCGGTCGGCCGCGCGCGGGCACCGCACGATCGCGCTGCCTTCGGGCGAGACCAGGCAGATGCCCTATTCCGTCGATACCGTGCAGAACGGGGCGGGGCAGAAATTCACCCGCCTCAAGGGCCTGGTCGAGCTGAGCCTGCTGGTCATCGCGACGCCGGTCGAGGCGGACGATGTGGAGCTGCGGTTCTGCTTCACACACCCGCGGGTGGCGCCGGGATCGCCCGAGGAAAAGGCGATCCAGGAAGCGATCGCCAGCACCTGCGGCCAAAAGGGCGTCGAAGGCGACATCCCGATCTGGGAGAACAAGATCCATCGCACCCGCCCGTTCCTGTGCGACGGCGACGGCCCGATCCTGCGCTTCCGGCGCTATTTCGAACAGTTCTATGCCGAAGGGCCGGAAGGCGGCCGGATCTCCATCGCCGCCGAATAA
- a CDS encoding SDR family NAD(P)-dependent oxidoreductase yields MQVFEGRVAVVTGGASGVGRCLCTRLAEQGAHVVVVDIDQSRIDATCAAIAPSAAGEIVGIACDVTQEADVRRLADAVFARFPAVHLLFNNAGVGLGEAAKKMWDIPLSDWRWGLDVNVLGVVHGIAAFVPRMLASGEEGVVINTSSTNGGLRSLPNTPIYAATKAAVTSISEVLHQQLQREGGKLRAAVLFPGPHTVNTGILASGEVRPAQYVEHEDQKKVAYRSMEDLLKTTGLKMKLTEPEEVADFALDGVRSGRFWLIPPSEDNDRLIAARTDQILARQDPPSAW; encoded by the coding sequence ATGCAGGTCTTCGAAGGGCGCGTCGCCGTCGTGACCGGCGGCGCGAGCGGGGTGGGGCGGTGCCTGTGCACCCGCCTTGCAGAGCAGGGCGCCCACGTCGTGGTCGTCGATATCGACCAGTCTCGCATCGATGCCACGTGCGCGGCGATCGCACCGTCAGCAGCGGGCGAGATCGTCGGCATCGCGTGCGATGTCACGCAGGAGGCCGACGTCCGGCGCCTGGCGGACGCGGTCTTCGCGCGGTTCCCCGCGGTCCACCTGTTGTTCAACAACGCGGGTGTCGGCCTGGGCGAAGCGGCGAAGAAAATGTGGGACATTCCCCTGAGCGACTGGCGCTGGGGACTCGACGTCAATGTCCTGGGTGTCGTGCACGGCATCGCGGCATTCGTGCCGCGCATGCTGGCGAGCGGCGAGGAAGGCGTCGTCATCAACACTTCGTCCACCAACGGCGGCCTTCGTTCGCTTCCCAACACGCCCATCTACGCAGCCACGAAGGCGGCGGTGACCAGCATTTCGGAAGTGCTGCACCAGCAGTTGCAGCGCGAAGGCGGCAAGCTGCGCGCGGCGGTGCTGTTTCCGGGCCCGCATACCGTCAACACCGGCATCCTTGCCTCTGGCGAAGTGCGGCCGGCCCAGTATGTGGAGCACGAAGACCAGAAAAAGGTGGCCTACCGCTCGATGGAAGATCTGCTGAAGACCACCGGGCTCAAGATGAAACTTACCGAGCCAGAGGAAGTCGCCGATTTCGCTCTCGACGGGGTCCGTTCGGGACGATTCTGGCTTATCCCGCCAAGCGAGGACAACGACCGGCTGATCGCTGCCCGCACCGACCAGATTCTCGCCCGCCAGGATCCGCCATCCGCATGGTAG